One genomic region from Streptomyces sp. NBC_00457 encodes:
- a CDS encoding MFS transporter, which produces MPAASTEASTTVGADSVVPAVSSDSRMAPGGPGYRRMSFALFLAGVATFALLYSTQALLPLISGEFGVTASDASWTVAAATGGLALFVLPMSALSERYGRRTVMTASLVVAVTVGMLVPFAPSLPALVALRALQGAALAGLPASATAYLAEEVRPKALVTAIGLFVAGNSVGGMSGRVITGWVAQEWGWRVAVGVIGALAVACAVAFRLLLPSPKHFRPGSLRPRVLARTVRDHLANPLLCRLYAIGALFMTVFGGVYTVIGYRLTEEPFSLPQGIVGSIFLVYLVGTVSASTAGRLVGRLGRRGALYLAGGTTATGLLLSIADSLPLVLLGLILITAGFFAGHAVASSAVSKTATTGRAQASALYQSAYYIGSSAGSTAGAVAFHAGGWAGTVGVGLLAVLGVVTITVFGSVAAARVAARRDPATAH; this is translated from the coding sequence ATGCCTGCTGCCAGTACCGAGGCGTCCACCACCGTGGGCGCCGACTCCGTTGTTCCCGCCGTCTCCTCCGACTCCCGTATGGCTCCGGGCGGGCCCGGCTACCGCCGGATGAGTTTCGCCCTGTTCCTCGCGGGCGTGGCGACCTTCGCGCTGCTGTACTCCACCCAGGCCCTCCTCCCCCTGATCTCCGGCGAGTTCGGGGTGACGGCGAGTGACGCGAGCTGGACGGTGGCGGCGGCGACGGGCGGTCTGGCGCTGTTCGTCCTTCCGATGAGCGCGCTGTCGGAGCGTTATGGCCGTCGTACGGTCATGACGGCGTCGCTGGTGGTGGCGGTGACGGTCGGGATGCTGGTCCCGTTCGCCCCCTCGCTGCCCGCGCTGGTCGCGCTGCGGGCGTTGCAGGGCGCGGCGCTGGCGGGGCTTCCGGCCTCCGCGACGGCGTATCTGGCGGAGGAGGTCCGGCCGAAGGCGCTGGTGACCGCCATCGGTCTGTTCGTCGCGGGCAACAGCGTCGGCGGGATGAGCGGCCGGGTCATCACCGGGTGGGTCGCGCAGGAGTGGGGCTGGCGGGTCGCGGTGGGCGTGATCGGCGCGCTCGCCGTGGCCTGCGCGGTGGCGTTCCGTCTGCTGCTGCCCTCCCCGAAGCACTTCAGGCCGGGCTCGCTACGGCCCCGCGTGCTGGCCCGCACGGTGCGCGATCACCTCGCCAACCCGTTGCTGTGCCGTCTGTACGCGATCGGCGCGCTGTTCATGACCGTCTTCGGCGGCGTGTACACGGTGATCGGCTACCGCCTGACCGAGGAGCCGTTCAGCCTCCCGCAGGGCATCGTCGGCTCCATCTTCCTGGTCTACCTGGTCGGCACGGTGTCGGCGTCCACGGCCGGGCGCCTGGTGGGCCGCCTGGGCCGCAGGGGTGCGCTGTACCTGGCCGGCGGCACGACGGCGACGGGCCTCCTGCTGTCCATCGCGGACTCGCTCCCCCTCGTCCTGCTCGGCCTGATCCTCATCACGGCAGGCTTCTTCGCGGGCCACGCGGTGGCGTCCTCGGCGGTCAGCAAGACGGCGACCACGGGCCGCGCCCAGGCCTCGGCCCTGTACCAGTCGGCGTACTACATCGGCTCCAGCGCGGGCAGCACGGCCGGAGCGGTGGCCTTCCACGCAGGGGGCTGGGCCGGGACCGTCGGGGTCGGACTGCTGGCGGTACTCGGCGTCGTGACCATCACGGTGTTCGGATCCGTCGCAGCGGCAAGGGTCGCCGCACGACGGGACCCGGCGACGGCGCACTGA
- a CDS encoding sigma-70 family RNA polymerase sigma factor yields MTDITTTTDLDTKLEAHRTELTGYCYRMLGSSFEAEDAVQDTLIRAWRSYDKFEGRSSVRSWLYRIATNVCLDMLTAGNKRARPMDLTDSTPLAQAALSPRPDNTWLEPMPDARVLPTTADPAEAAIAKESVRLAFMAALQQLPPKQRAVLILREVLAWKASEVAELLGTTVASVNSALQRARATLAEREQPGADATVSDPLDEEQQKLLERYVAAFEGYDMTALTALLHEDAIMTMPPFDLWLTGVKDITGFMTTLGAPCAGSHLVPVQVNGLPGFAQYKPDPEKGGFTPWAVQVLEISDGRITGFHCFLDTERWFPLFGLPLHVEAETDQVEEGV; encoded by the coding sequence ATGACCGACATCACGACGACAACAGACCTGGACACCAAGCTCGAAGCACACCGGACCGAGCTGACCGGCTACTGCTACCGCATGCTCGGCTCGAGCTTCGAGGCGGAGGACGCGGTGCAGGACACCCTCATCCGAGCCTGGCGCAGCTACGACAAGTTCGAAGGCCGCTCCAGCGTCCGCTCCTGGCTCTACAGAATCGCGACGAACGTCTGCCTGGACATGCTCACCGCAGGCAACAAACGCGCCCGGCCGATGGACCTCACCGACTCCACCCCTCTCGCCCAGGCCGCCCTCTCCCCCCGCCCGGACAACACCTGGCTGGAGCCCATGCCGGACGCCCGCGTGCTCCCCACCACCGCCGACCCGGCGGAGGCGGCCATCGCCAAGGAGTCCGTGCGGCTCGCGTTCATGGCCGCCCTCCAGCAACTCCCGCCCAAGCAGCGCGCGGTGCTGATCCTGCGCGAGGTCCTGGCCTGGAAGGCGAGCGAGGTCGCCGAACTGCTCGGCACGACGGTCGCGTCGGTCAACAGCGCGCTGCAGCGGGCGCGGGCGACGCTCGCGGAGCGGGAGCAGCCGGGTGCGGATGCCACCGTCTCCGACCCGCTGGACGAGGAGCAGCAGAAGCTCCTGGAGCGCTATGTCGCGGCGTTCGAGGGCTATGACATGACGGCCCTGACGGCGTTGCTGCACGAGGACGCGATCATGACGATGCCGCCGTTCGACCTGTGGCTGACCGGCGTCAAGGACATCACCGGCTTCATGACGACGCTCGGTGCCCCGTGCGCCGGCTCCCATCTGGTGCCGGTCCAGGTCAACGGCCTGCCGGGCTTCGCCCAGTACAAGCCGGACCCGGAGAAGGGCGGCTTCACCCCGTGGGCGGTGCAGGTCCTGGAGATATCAGACGGCCGGATCACCGGGTTCCACTGCTTCCTGGACACCGAACGCTGGTTCCCGCTGTTCGGGCTGCCCCTCCATGTCGAAGCGGAGACCGACCAGGTCGAGGAGGGCGTGTAG
- a CDS encoding cytidine deaminase, with translation MTVDWEALRSVARDAMSHAYAPYSGYPVGVAALVDDGRTVSGCNVENASYGLGLCAECGLVSELQRTGGGRLTHFTCVDGKGDILVPCGRCRQLLYEFGGPDLLLETPAGILPLSQMLPQAFGPGHLAK, from the coding sequence GTGACCGTCGACTGGGAGGCCCTGCGGTCGGTGGCGAGGGACGCCATGTCCCATGCGTACGCCCCCTACTCGGGCTACCCGGTCGGCGTCGCCGCCCTGGTCGACGACGGCCGCACGGTCTCCGGCTGCAATGTCGAGAACGCCTCCTACGGGCTCGGGCTGTGCGCCGAGTGCGGGCTCGTCTCGGAGCTGCAGCGCACCGGCGGCGGCCGGCTGACGCACTTCACCTGCGTCGACGGCAAGGGCGACATCCTCGTCCCGTGCGGCCGCTGCCGGCAGCTGCTGTACGAGTTCGGCGGCCCGGACCTGCTGCTTGAGACACCGGCGGGCATCCTGCCGCTGTCTCAGATGCTGCCGCAGGCCTTCGGGCCGGGGCACCTCGCCAAGTAA
- a CDS encoding ABC transporter permease, translating into MTAPISATDVNQPTLQPAAPTGRRLSWPVVLLVIAGALALTSIVRIITGADGITNVSQMSTALQLAVPIGLAGLGGLWAERAGVVNIGLEGMMILGTWFGAWAGFQWGPWTGVLVGIIGGCVGGLLHALVTVTFNVNHIVSGVAINILALGATRYLAPLAFEGHEGGSAKQSPAIDSLGNFTVPGLSDGLRDLNEKGWFFISDVAGLLGGLITNVSWLTLIAVALIPATWWILWRTAFGLRLRSCGENPVAAESLGVNVYKYKYLAVIISGGLAGLGGAFLSIVANPFYLEGQVSGRGYIGLAAMIFGNWMPGGLAIGAGLFGYTDSLNLRGGSENVHALLLLGALLLVIGAIWLAFRKKYTSSAVTLLIGGLVFAWYAGTNEVPNQVVSATPYVITLIVLALSAQRLRMPKADGMPYRKGQGK; encoded by the coding sequence ATGACCGCCCCCATCTCGGCGACCGACGTCAACCAGCCCACGCTGCAGCCCGCGGCGCCGACCGGCCGGCGCCTGTCGTGGCCCGTCGTGCTGCTGGTCATCGCCGGAGCCCTGGCGCTGACCTCGATCGTCCGCATCATCACCGGCGCCGACGGCATCACCAACGTCAGCCAGATGTCCACCGCGCTCCAGCTCGCCGTGCCGATCGGTCTCGCCGGTCTCGGCGGTCTGTGGGCCGAGCGCGCGGGCGTCGTCAACATCGGCCTCGAGGGCATGATGATCCTCGGCACCTGGTTCGGCGCCTGGGCCGGGTTCCAGTGGGGCCCGTGGACCGGTGTCCTCGTCGGCATCATCGGCGGCTGCGTCGGCGGTCTGCTGCACGCCCTCGTCACCGTCACCTTCAACGTCAACCACATCGTCTCCGGTGTGGCCATCAACATCCTCGCCCTGGGCGCCACCCGCTATCTCGCGCCTCTCGCCTTCGAGGGCCACGAGGGCGGCTCCGCCAAGCAGTCCCCGGCGATCGACTCGCTCGGCAACTTCACGGTGCCAGGTCTCTCCGACGGCCTGCGGGACCTCAACGAAAAGGGCTGGTTCTTCATCTCCGACGTCGCCGGACTGCTCGGCGGCCTGATCACCAATGTCTCCTGGCTGACCCTGATCGCCGTCGCGCTGATCCCCGCGACCTGGTGGATCCTGTGGCGCACGGCGTTCGGTCTGCGGCTGCGGTCCTGCGGTGAGAACCCGGTCGCCGCCGAGTCGCTCGGTGTGAACGTCTACAAGTACAAGTACCTGGCCGTCATCATCTCGGGCGGTCTGGCGGGCCTCGGTGGCGCGTTCCTCTCCATCGTCGCCAACCCCTTCTATCTGGAGGGCCAGGTCAGCGGTCGCGGCTACATCGGCCTCGCCGCGATGATCTTCGGTAACTGGATGCCGGGCGGACTCGCCATCGGCGCGGGCCTGTTCGGCTACACCGACAGCCTCAACCTGCGCGGCGGCTCCGAGAACGTCCACGCGCTGCTGCTGCTCGGGGCGCTGCTGCTGGTCATCGGCGCGATCTGGCTGGCGTTCCGGAAGAAGTACACCTCGTCCGCGGTCACCCTGCTCATCGGCGGCCTGGTGTTCGCCTGGTACGCCGGCACCAACGAGGTTCCCAACCAGGTCGTCTCGGCCACGCCGTACGTCATCACGCTGATCGTCCTCGCGTTGTCCGCCCAGCGGCTGCGCATGCCGAAGGCGGACGGCATGCCGTACCGGAAGGGACAAGGCAAGTGA
- a CDS encoding ABC transporter permease: protein MKKFDKERVLLAVAGPVIALAVAFALSSIVLIASGKNPVEPFTIMFEQIGFSDIQVLVINQASMYYIAALAVAIGFRMNLFNIGVDGQYQLAAMMAAIVGAHADLPAALQIPLLLLTAVCTGAFWSGIAGVLKVTRGVSEVVATIMLNAIATSVIAYLWLPNVFGVKVGNNNTTGEMHESGWVPGIDMGDAGEIYGLVILAVVLGIAFWVTLNRTRFGFDLRASGASETAAAASGVDPKRMVLTAMLLSGGLAGLAGLPILLGDAHTYNLNFPTGIGFLGIGIALLGRNSPVGIAFAALLWAWLDKASPELDFHDYDKEIAVIMQGLIVLSVVVSYEAVREWGLRRQQRRVGAELAAGHVLGATNTTKEVAGR, encoded by the coding sequence ATGAAGAAGTTCGACAAGGAGCGCGTGCTCCTCGCGGTGGCCGGACCGGTCATCGCGCTCGCCGTGGCCTTCGCGCTGAGCTCGATCGTGCTGATCGCCTCGGGCAAGAACCCGGTCGAGCCGTTCACGATCATGTTCGAGCAGATCGGGTTCTCCGACATCCAGGTCCTGGTCATCAACCAGGCCTCGATGTACTACATCGCGGCGCTCGCGGTGGCCATCGGCTTCCGGATGAACCTGTTCAACATCGGCGTCGACGGCCAGTACCAGCTCGCCGCCATGATGGCCGCGATCGTCGGCGCCCACGCCGATCTGCCGGCCGCCCTGCAGATCCCGCTGCTCCTCCTGACCGCCGTCTGCACCGGCGCCTTCTGGTCCGGTATCGCCGGTGTCCTCAAGGTCACCCGGGGCGTCAGCGAGGTCGTCGCGACGATCATGCTGAACGCGATCGCCACCTCCGTCATCGCCTACCTGTGGCTGCCGAACGTCTTCGGTGTGAAGGTCGGCAACAACAACACCACCGGCGAGATGCACGAGTCCGGCTGGGTGCCGGGCATCGACATGGGCGACGCGGGCGAGATCTACGGCCTGGTGATCCTCGCCGTGGTGCTCGGCATCGCCTTCTGGGTCACCCTCAACCGCACCCGGTTCGGCTTCGACCTGCGCGCCTCCGGCGCCTCGGAGACCGCCGCCGCGGCCAGCGGTGTCGACCCCAAGCGCATGGTGCTCACCGCCATGCTGCTCTCCGGCGGCCTCGCCGGTCTCGCGGGCCTGCCGATCCTGCTCGGCGACGCCCACACCTACAACCTCAACTTCCCCACCGGCATCGGCTTCCTCGGTATCGGCATCGCCCTGCTCGGCCGCAACAGCCCGGTCGGCATCGCCTTCGCCGCCCTGCTGTGGGCCTGGCTCGACAAGGCCTCGCCCGAGCTGGACTTCCACGACTACGACAAGGAGATCGCGGTCATCATGCAGGGCCTGATCGTGCTCTCGGTCGTCGTCTCCTATGAGGCCGTACGCGAATGGGGTCTGCGCCGCCAGCAGCGCCGCGTCGGCGCTGAACTGGCCGCCGGTCACGTCCTCGGCGCCACCAACACCACGAAGGAGGTGGCTGGCCGATGA
- a CDS encoding thymidine phosphorylase — translation MAALSTDAISVIRTKRDRGELSDVQIDWVIDAYTRGEVADEQMSALAMAILLNGMNRREIARWTAAMIASGERMDFSSLSRPTADKHSTGGVGDKITLPLAPLVAACGAAVPQLSGRGLGHTGGTLDKLESIPGWRALLSNEEMLSVLDGVGAVICAAGDGLAPADKKLYALRDVTGTVEAIPLIASSIMSKKIAEGTGSLVLDVKVGTGAFMKTIEDARELASTMVGLGTDHGVKTVALLTDMSTPLGLTAGNALEVRESVEVLAGGGPSDVVELTIALAREMLDAAGIRDTDPAKALADGSAMDVWRRMIAAQGGDPDAELPVAREQHVVKASASGVLTRLDAYDIGVAAWRLGAGRARKEDPVQAGAGVELHAKPGDTVTEGQPLLTLHTDTPERFAYALEAVEGSYDVSAAGTDFKASPVVRERIA, via the coding sequence ATGGCTGCTTTGTCGACGGATGCCATCTCCGTCATCCGTACCAAGCGGGACCGCGGTGAACTCAGCGACGTGCAGATCGACTGGGTCATCGACGCGTACACCCGCGGGGAGGTCGCCGACGAGCAGATGTCCGCGCTCGCGATGGCGATCCTGCTCAACGGCATGAACCGCCGGGAGATCGCCCGCTGGACGGCCGCGATGATCGCCTCCGGCGAGCGCATGGACTTCTCGTCGCTGTCCCGTCCCACGGCTGACAAGCACTCGACGGGCGGGGTCGGCGACAAGATTACGCTTCCGCTGGCCCCGCTGGTCGCGGCGTGCGGGGCGGCCGTGCCCCAGCTGTCGGGCCGAGGCCTCGGCCACACCGGCGGCACACTGGACAAGCTGGAGTCGATCCCCGGCTGGCGGGCGCTGCTCTCGAACGAGGAGATGCTGTCCGTGCTGGACGGCGTCGGCGCGGTTATCTGCGCGGCGGGCGACGGCCTGGCCCCCGCGGACAAGAAGCTGTACGCCCTGCGCGATGTGACCGGCACGGTCGAGGCGATCCCCCTGATCGCCTCCTCGATCATGTCGAAGAAGATCGCCGAGGGCACGGGCTCGCTCGTCCTGGACGTCAAGGTCGGCACGGGCGCGTTCATGAAGACCATCGAGGACGCGCGGGAACTGGCGTCCACGATGGTGGGCCTGGGCACCGACCACGGCGTCAAGACGGTCGCGCTCCTGACGGACATGTCGACCCCGCTGGGCCTGACGGCCGGTAACGCCCTTGAGGTCCGGGAGTCGGTCGAGGTCCTGGCGGGCGGCGGCCCCTCGGACGTCGTGGAGCTGACCATCGCCCTGGCCCGCGAAATGCTCGACGCGGCGGGCATCCGTGACACCGACCCGGCGAAGGCCCTGGCCGACGGCTCCGCGATGGACGTCTGGCGGCGCATGATCGCGGCACAGGGCGGCGACCCGGACGCGGAACTGCCGGTGGCGCGCGAGCAGCACGTGGTGAAGGCGAGCGCCTCCGGCGTCCTGACCCGCCTCGACGCCTACGACATCGGCGTCGCCGCCTGGCGCCTCGGCGCGGGGCGTGCCCGCAAGGAGGACCCGGTCCAGGCGGGCGCGGGCGTGGAGCTGCACGCCAAGCCGGGAGACACGGTGACCGAGGGCCAGCCCCTGCTGACCCTGCACACGGACACGCCGGAACGCTTCGCGTACGCCCTGGAGGCGGTGGAGGGTTCGTACGACGTCTCGGCGGCGGGGACGGACTTCAAGGCGTCGCCGGTGGTGCGGGAGCGTATTGCCTGA
- a CDS encoding STAS domain-containing protein — translation MSYARPPGLPLVDAMTPAVLVLTGPVTRDEVTGLCDDVRALLEATEAGVVVCDVGGLGPPGLGTVDLLARLELAARRAGGRIRLRDPAPALHALLDLVGLRFDMEGQPEQREPAFGVQEAVEPGDPAV, via the coding sequence ATGAGTTACGCCCGCCCGCCCGGTCTACCGCTCGTGGACGCCATGACACCCGCAGTACTCGTGCTGACCGGCCCCGTCACCAGGGACGAGGTGACAGGGCTGTGCGACGACGTGCGGGCGCTGCTGGAGGCGACGGAGGCCGGGGTCGTGGTGTGCGACGTCGGCGGGCTCGGACCGCCGGGGCTCGGCACCGTCGACCTGCTGGCCCGGCTGGAACTCGCCGCCCGGCGGGCCGGAGGCCGCATCCGGCTCCGCGATCCAGCCCCCGCCCTACACGCCCTCCTCGACCTGGTCGGTCTCCGCTTCGACATGGAGGGGCAGCCCGAACAGCGGGAACCAGCGTTCGGTGTCCAGGAAGCAGTGGAACCCGGTGATCCGGCCGTCTGA
- a CDS encoding alpha/beta hydrolase, which yields MAQQATPVRTARLGRTLGPEPRAVGGAVLLLPGGDEVSGRRPSPMLAAASVRALGRRLARAGRDEGLVTHVVHYRYRGWNGSEAHLARDASWAASEVVRRYGDVPVCLAGIDMGGRAALRAAGHDAVNSVLALGPWLPEDDVAAPPEPVKQLAGRRVMIVHGTNDERTDPELSFRLAERAKKSNRNVCRFEVHSDRHGLQQHRDEVLSLAEDFVMGALFGRAFSRPVEDAFAAPPPLGLRMPLASGFGRSLRR from the coding sequence ATGGCACAGCAAGCGACGCCGGTTCGCACGGCCCGGCTGGGGAGGACGCTCGGCCCGGAGCCGAGGGCGGTCGGCGGGGCGGTGCTGCTGCTCCCCGGCGGCGACGAGGTCTCCGGCCGCCGACCCTCCCCGATGCTGGCAGCCGCGTCCGTACGGGCGTTGGGCCGCCGTCTGGCGCGCGCGGGCCGCGACGAGGGGCTGGTGACCCACGTCGTGCACTACCGCTACCGCGGCTGGAACGGCAGCGAGGCGCATCTCGCCCGCGACGCGTCCTGGGCGGCCAGCGAGGTCGTACGACGCTATGGCGACGTCCCCGTCTGCCTCGCCGGCATCGACATGGGCGGCCGGGCGGCCCTGCGCGCGGCCGGGCACGACGCCGTCAACTCCGTGCTGGCACTCGGCCCTTGGCTGCCGGAGGACGACGTGGCCGCGCCGCCCGAACCGGTGAAGCAGCTCGCCGGGCGGCGGGTGATGATCGTGCACGGCACGAACGACGAGCGCACCGACCCGGAGCTGTCGTTCCGGCTCGCGGAGCGGGCGAAGAAGTCCAACCGGAACGTGTGCCGGTTCGAGGTTCACTCCGATCGTCATGGCTTGCAGCAGCATCGGGATGAAGTGCTGTCTCTTGCGGAGGACTTCGTGATGGGGGCGTTGTTCGGGCGGGCGTTTTCGCGGCCGGTTGAGGATGCGTTTGCGGCTCCGCCTCCTTTGGGGTTGCGCATGCCGCTTGCCTCCGGCTTTGGGCGGTCCCTTCGCCGTTGA
- a CDS encoding adenosine deaminase, with protein MTSQTAPMGNTPSSDQIRRAPKVLLHDHLDGGLRPGTIVDLARATGYSQLPETDPDKLGVWFRESADSGSLERYLETFSHTVGVMQTRESLVRVAAECAEDLAEDGVVYAEVRYAPEQHLEGGLTLEEVVEAVNEGFREGERTARANGHRIRVGALLTAMRHAARALEIAELANRYRDLGVVGFDIAGAEAGYPPTRHLDAFEYLKRENNHFTIHAGEAFGLPSIWQALQWCGADRLGHGVRIIDDIQVHADGSVKLGRLASYVRDKRVPLELCPSSNLQTGAAASYAEHPIGLLRRLHFRATVNTDNRLMSHTSMSREFEHLVEAFGYTLDDMQWFSVNAMKSAFIPFDERLAMINDVIKPGYAELKSEWLFRENASTSGSTASEG; from the coding sequence ATGACGAGCCAGACTGCCCCGATGGGAAACACACCGAGCTCGGACCAGATCCGCCGGGCACCCAAGGTTCTGCTGCACGACCACCTCGACGGCGGGCTGCGCCCCGGCACGATCGTCGACCTCGCCCGCGCGACGGGCTACTCCCAGCTCCCCGAGACCGACCCGGACAAGCTCGGCGTCTGGTTCCGGGAATCCGCCGACTCCGGTTCTCTGGAGCGGTACTTGGAAACGTTCTCCCACACCGTCGGTGTCATGCAGACCCGTGAGTCGCTCGTCCGGGTCGCCGCCGAGTGTGCCGAGGACCTCGCCGAGGACGGCGTCGTGTACGCGGAGGTGCGGTACGCGCCCGAGCAGCACCTCGAAGGCGGGCTCACCCTCGAAGAGGTCGTCGAGGCCGTCAACGAGGGCTTCCGGGAAGGCGAGCGGACCGCCCGCGCGAACGGCCACCGCATCCGCGTCGGCGCCCTGCTCACCGCCATGCGGCACGCCGCCCGCGCCCTGGAGATCGCCGAACTCGCCAACCGTTACCGCGACTTGGGCGTCGTCGGCTTCGACATCGCCGGCGCCGAGGCCGGCTACCCGCCCACCCGGCACCTGGACGCCTTCGAGTACCTCAAGCGCGAGAACAACCACTTCACCATCCACGCGGGCGAGGCCTTCGGCCTGCCGTCCATCTGGCAGGCCCTCCAGTGGTGCGGCGCCGACCGGCTCGGGCACGGGGTGCGGATCATCGACGACATCCAGGTGCACGCCGACGGCTCGGTGAAGCTCGGGCGGCTCGCCTCGTACGTACGGGACAAGCGCGTCCCGCTGGAGCTGTGCCCCAGCTCCAACCTGCAGACCGGCGCCGCGGCCTCGTACGCCGAGCACCCGATCGGGCTGCTGCGGCGGCTGCATTTCCGGGCCACGGTGAACACCGACAATAGGCTGATGTCCCACACCAGTATGAGCCGGGAATTCGAGCACCTAGTCGAGGCATTCGGGTACACCCTTGACGACATGCAATGGTTCTCGGTCAATGCTATGAAGTCAGCATTCATTCCTTTCGATGAACGGCTGGCGATGATCAATGACGTCATCAAGCCGGGATACGCCGAGCTGAAGTCCGAATGGCTGTTCCGCGAGAACGCTTCCACCAGCGGTTCTACGGCATCCGAGGGCTGA
- a CDS encoding AEC family transporter: protein MQGVLTGFAVIAVVIAVGYVLGRRGHLGEHGREVLTKLAFHVASPALLFTTLAQTDLSVVFSSRLLVTALSTAAAAGVFIAVGAVRGWGPGRTTIGALCSSYVNSGNLGIPIAVYVLGDASLVAPVLLFQLLLLTPIALTVLDLSTARDGKEPLWLRLLTPLRNPIALGSLAGVAVSATGLRVPAPVMDPVTLIGNMSVPAVLLAFGISLCGSTMPGRGPDRHLVLLSVALKSVGQPAAAWALAAGAFGLHGAQLLDVVVTSALPAAQNLFTYASRYRVAERLARDSILLSTALSVPVLVVVATLLG from the coding sequence GTGCAGGGGGTGCTGACGGGCTTCGCGGTGATCGCGGTCGTCATCGCGGTGGGCTATGTGCTCGGCCGCCGCGGTCACCTCGGCGAGCATGGCCGCGAGGTACTGACCAAGCTGGCCTTCCACGTGGCGTCCCCGGCGTTGCTGTTCACCACGCTCGCGCAGACCGACCTGTCGGTGGTCTTCTCCAGCCGTCTGCTGGTGACCGCGCTGAGCACGGCAGCGGCGGCGGGCGTGTTCATCGCGGTGGGTGCCGTACGCGGCTGGGGCCCGGGGCGTACGACGATCGGCGCGCTGTGCTCCAGCTACGTCAACTCGGGCAACCTCGGCATCCCGATCGCGGTGTACGTCCTGGGTGACGCCTCGCTGGTGGCGCCGGTGCTGCTGTTCCAGCTCCTGCTGCTGACGCCCATCGCGCTGACGGTGCTGGACCTCTCGACCGCCCGGGACGGCAAGGAGCCGCTGTGGCTGAGGCTCCTGACGCCGCTGCGCAATCCGATCGCCCTGGGTTCGCTGGCCGGCGTCGCGGTCTCGGCGACCGGCCTCCGCGTCCCGGCCCCCGTCATGGACCCCGTGACCCTGATCGGCAACATGTCGGTCCCCGCCGTCCTGCTCGCCTTCGGCATCTCCCTGTGCGGCAGCACGATGCCCGGCCGGGGTCCGGACCGGCATCTGGTCCTGCTGTCGGTGGCGCTGAAGTCGGTGGGCCAGCCCGCGGCGGCCTGGGCACTCGCGGCCGGCGCCTTCGGCCTCCACGGCGCCCAACTCCTCGACGTGGTCGTCACGTCGGCACTCCCGGCCGCGCAGAACCTCTTCACCTACGCGTCGAGATACCGGGTGGCCGAGCGACTCGCACGCGACTCGATCCTGCTGTCGACGGCGCTCTCGGTACCGGTCCTGGTGGTCGTCGCGACCCTGCTCGGCTGA
- a CDS encoding LysR family transcriptional regulator: protein MVHQQRSQARLSPSSDTEDMTTMTDMSMLLAPRLAYFAGVARTEHVTRAAQEMNVPQSTLSRAMVRLEQDLGVDLFARRGRTVSLTPAGRTFLTSVERALAEIERAADEVRADADPAAGKVAFGFLHTMGWETVPGLISAFRADHPRVRFSLVQNYGEAMIERLRAGELDLCLTSPVPDAPDLVARRLDEQKLRLVVPADHRLATRKRIRLAEAADETFVTLEPGYGLRRITDDLCKEAGFKPRIAFEGEEAETLRGLVAAGLGVSLLPPPAVPRPGVVELTVTAPRAAREIGVAWLDGHPDTPPVAAFKRFLLSKRGNLLPT from the coding sequence ATGGTGCATCAGCAGAGGTCACAGGCCCGCCTGTCACCGTCCAGTGACACAGAAGACATGACGACCATGACAGACATGTCGATGCTGCTCGCTCCCCGCCTCGCCTACTTCGCCGGCGTCGCGCGCACCGAGCATGTGACCCGGGCCGCGCAGGAGATGAACGTCCCGCAGTCCACCCTCTCCCGAGCCATGGTCCGCCTCGAACAGGACCTGGGCGTCGACCTGTTCGCCCGCCGCGGCCGTACGGTGTCCCTGACCCCCGCCGGACGCACCTTCCTCACCTCCGTCGAGCGCGCCCTCGCCGAGATCGAGCGCGCCGCCGACGAGGTGCGCGCCGACGCCGATCCGGCCGCCGGCAAGGTCGCGTTCGGGTTCCTGCACACCATGGGGTGGGAGACCGTCCCCGGCCTCATCAGCGCCTTCCGCGCCGACCATCCCCGCGTCCGCTTCAGCCTCGTCCAGAACTACGGCGAGGCGATGATCGAGCGGCTGCGCGCGGGAGAACTCGACCTCTGTCTCACCTCACCCGTCCCCGACGCCCCGGACCTCGTCGCCCGCCGCCTCGACGAGCAGAAACTCCGCCTCGTCGTCCCGGCCGACCACCGCCTCGCCACCCGCAAACGCATCCGCCTCGCCGAGGCCGCCGACGAAACCTTCGTCACCCTCGAACCCGGCTACGGCCTCCGCCGCATCACCGACGACCTCTGCAAGGAGGCCGGATTCAAGCCTCGAATCGCCTTCGAGGGAGAGGAGGCGGAGACCCTGCGGGGCCTGGTCGCGGCCGGGCTGGGGGTGTCCCTCCTACCGCCGCCCGCCGTGCCACGCCCGGGCGTCGTAGAACTGACGGTCACAGCCCCAAGAGCGGCACGAGAAATCGGCGTCGCGTGGCTCGACGGCCACCCGGACACACCCCCAGTGGCGGCGTTCAAGAGGTTCCTACTGTCAAAGAGAGGGAACTTGCTCCCGACCTAG